DNA from Mycobacterium bourgelatii:
ACTCCCGCGTTCCATCTCTCCGTCATGGCTCGAATGCTGTCAGCGCGATACTGAAGCTGTCTATCGAGAATAAGCCCTCAATACTGAAGTAAATAGTTAAGTGTCATCCGCTACCCCGCACGTTCCACCGATCGGGTGACGCCGTGGCGGAGGCCGGCTTCTTACCGTGTGGCGCATGAACACATGCAGGGAGATCGCCGCGACACTGACCACGCCCGGCAAAGGCATCCTCGCCGCAGACGAGAGCATCGCGACCATGTCCGCACGGCTGGAAAAGGCAGGAGTCACCCCGACCGCGGACAGCCGGCGCACCTACCGCGAGATCCTCGCCAGCACGCCCGGCCTGTCCGACGGGGTGTCCGGGATCATCTTCTGCGAGGAAACCCTCACCCAGGTGTTCAGCGATGGTCGGCCGTTTGCTCAGGCGGTCCGCGACCTCGGCATGCTGCCCGGCATCAAGGTCGACACCGGTGCCAAGCCCTGCCCGGGCCTGGCCGGCGAAACGGTGACCGAGGGGCTGGACGGGTTGCCCGCCCGGCTGGCCCGGTACGCACAGATGGGCGCGGCATTCGCCAAGTGGCGGGCGGTGTTCACCATCACCGAAACGACTCCGACCTGGGCAGCGATGGCCTGCAACGCCAACGCCCTGGCGCGCTACGCGGCCGCCTGCCAGGAGGCCGGCCTGGTGCCGATCGTCGAACCCGAGGTGCTGATGACCGGCTCACACAGCATCGCGCGCTGCGCGGAGGTGACCGCCAGCGTGCACGCCGCGGTGCGTCAGCAGCTGAGTTTGCTACGCGTCGATCTAGCCGGCATCGTCCTCAAACCCAACATGGTGATCGAAGGCGAAGACCACGCGATTCAGGCCGACGCCGAGCAGGTCGCCGAGGCCACCGTCTCGGTGCTGCGGGCCTGGCCCGCGGAGTTGGCCGGGGTCGCGTTCCTGTCCGGCGGACAATCGCCGCGGCGGGCGACGGCAAACCTCACCGCGTTGCAGGCACACCGCACGCCCTGGCCGTTGACGTTCTCCTTCGGCCGGGCCCTGGTGTCGCCCGCGTTGCAGGCGTGGCGCGGCGACGAGACGCGGGTGGGCGCCGCGCAGGAAGCCCTGGCCACTCACGTGGCCGCCAACGCGGCCGCCCTGCGCCTGCGCGGCGAGCTTCAGCCCGCCTGACCGACGCCCGCGGTCAGCGGCACGGTCACCGTGACCGTGGTTCCCGCTCCGGGCGCCGACCGCACGACCAGCCGACCGCCCACCAGCTCCGCGCGCTCTGTCATCGACAGCATGCCGTAGCTGGTGGGCGCCCGGTCGGCCGAGCTCCCGTCGAAGCCGATTCCGTCGTCGGAGACCTCGAGAAGCACCTGGCCGCCGCCGACGGCGAAACGCAGCTTGGCGGTCAGCGCCCGCGAGTGCTTGACGACGTTCTGCAGGCACTCCTGGGCGATCCGGTAGAGCGCCACCTCGACATGCTCGGACAGCCGGTCATCGGCCAGCTCCAGGTCGAGGTCCACCTCCGGAATGGTGGCCGCCAGGCTGGCCAGGCCGCCCGCGAGACCCAGATCGTCCAGGACGGGTGGGCGCAGCCCGCTGATCGCCGATCGCGCTTCGGCCAACGTGAGGTCGACGAGGTCGCGGGCCTTTTCGAGTTGTTCGGTGGCCTCGGCGGCGTCGTCGATCTCCACCGCACGGGCCGCGGCGTCCAGCCGGTAGCTCAGGCTGACCAGGCGCTGCGAGATGCCGTCGTGAATGTCGCCGGCCAACCGTCGGCGCTCGGATTCCTGCGCGGCGATCACCTGTTCGGCGAAATCCCCATGCACCCGTTCCCGCATCGCCAACTGCCGATGCACCCGGGCCTGATCCAGCGCGCCGGCGGTCAGTCTGCCGATCGCCAGCAGCAGCTGGATGTCGCGATCGGTGAATTCGCGGCGTTGCACGGTGTGGACATTGAGCACCCCGACCAGTCGGCCCGGCCCGGTTTCCATGGGAACCGACGCCATCGACGTGAAGTCGGAGCCGCGCAGCGCGGCGATCGGTACGTACCGCGGGTCGTCGTCCTTGTCGCTGGTGATGACGACCGGCTCGCGATGTCGGGCGACCCATCCGGAGACGCCTTCACCCAGTTGCAGCTGCACCTGGCCGATGTGTTCGTCGAACGGCGGTGTGGCACCGGCCAGGGTCAGCGATCCGCCGGAGTCGTCGAGCACATGCACGAAGCAGACGTCGGCCGGGGTGGCCGCGGTGATGAGGCGAGCCACCGCGGCGGCCACCGGCTCGACGCCCGGTCCGCTCTGCGTGGCAGCCACGATGTCGAGCAACAGAGCGACCTCGCGGTCGGCGTCGACCAGGCCGCGCACGGTCACTGGTAGATGCCCTCGCGCAACGCGACGGCCACGGCCGCGGTGCGGTCGGCGACGCCGAGCTTGCGATAGATGGAACGCAGGTGGCTCTTCACGGTCTCGTCGCCGATGACGAGTTTGCTGGCGATGCCTCGATTGGACAGGCCGGCCACCACGAACGACAGGATTTCACTCTCCCGTTGGCTCAGGCCCTGCCGCGCTCCGGGCCAGAACTCGTCGCGCTGCAGGCGGGCCGCGGTGTCGGCGGCACGGGCGGCCAGGCCGGCGTCGATGGCCCTCGAGCCGCCTTGCACGTACTCGAGTTGGCGCACCAGTTCGTCGCTGCTGATGCCCTTCAGCAGGTAGCCGGAGGCCCCGACCCGCAGCGCCTGAAACAGGTATTGCTCGTCCTCGTAGACCGACAGCAGGATCACCTTGCAGGCGGGATGCCGCTCGCGGATCTCGCGGCACAGGTCCAGCCCGCTGGCGCCCTGCATCCGTACGTCGCACAGCACGATGTCGGGTTCCAGGCTCGCGATGATCGAGAGTGCATTTTCGGCGCCTACGGCTTGTCCGACGACCCGTACCCGATTTTTAAAGGACGCAAGCATCGCTTTAAGACCCTCGATGACCATTTCATGGTCGTCGACTAATACCACTCGAACGGGTGGCGCCGCGGTAACCGCCATCATGTTTTCTCACGATAACGGCGGAGCCGAATAACGTCACGTCATTTTCGTTGCCGATAAATCCGCATCCGGCACACCCTGATTTTCCCCACGCTGGGGGATACGTCGTGGCGGCCGATCGCCCTACCTTGAGCGGCAATGAAATTGAGGAGGTGGCTTGGTGACACCAATTCTGGTCGCATCGGTGCTGCCGGCGGACTTCGCCGAACTCGGCCGTGACGTCGCCGAGATCGAGCGCGCCGGCGTCGACCGGATTCAGTGGGACGTCATGGACGGCCGGTTCGTGCCCAATCTGACCTTCGGGCCTGACGTGATCGCGTCCTGCCGCGGCCGGGTGTCGATGGGGTTCGAGGCGCACCTGATGGTCGAGGACCCCGACCCGATGCTGCCCCGCTGGGTCGAGGCCGGCTGCGACATCGTGATCGTGCACGCCGAAGCATGTCGGCACCTACATCGCACGTTGTCGAGCATCCGTGACCTCGGGGCCCGCGCCGGCGTGGCGCTCAACCCGGCCACTCCCCTGGCCGCCGTCGCCGACGTGCTCGACATCACCGATCTACTGCTGATCATGACGGTCAACCCGGGCTTCGGCGGTCAGCGATATCTGGCCAGCATGGAATCCAAGATCGCCGCCGCCCGGGCCGAAATCGACAGGCGCGGCATGGATATCGAGCTTGAGGTGGACGGGGGTATCGGTCCGCTCACCATCCCCGGTGCCGCCGCGGCCGGGGCTGACGTGTTCTGCGCCGGGTCAGCGCTGTTCGGCGGAACGAACATGACGGAACGGGCTGACGCATTGCGCACTGCTGCCACGGTTGCCACAGCTGCCGCTGCTACCCACGAGATCAACGGAAGGCTGGTGACGCGATGACCATCGCGCCGAGTGCAAGTGAAATATCAACCCGGACGGATGAATTGGACCGTCTGGCCATCAACACTTTGCGGTTCCTCGCCGCTGACGGCGTGCAAGCCGCCAACAGCGGGCACCCAGGACTGCCGCTGGGCACCAGTGCCATCGCCTGGACCCTGTGGTCCCGGCACCTGCGCCACAACGGCGACCCGAATTGGCCGGACCGCGACCGCTTCGTGCTGTCCGCCGGGCACGGGTCGATGCTGCTCTACGCCCTGCTGCACGTCTTCGGCTACGACATGCCGATCCGCGAGCTGCGCAGGTTCCGTCAGCTGGGTTCGCTGACTCCGGGTCACCCCGAATACGGCCATACCCCCGGCGTCGAGACCACCACAGGTCCACTGGGACAAGGGATTGCGAACGCCGTCGGCATGGCGCTGGCGGAGCGGATGCTGGCCGCCCGGTGCAACACCGAAGAACACACCGTCGTCGACCACCGCACCTGGGTACTTGCCGGCGACGGCGACCTGATGGAGGGCATCAGCCACGAGGCCGCCTCGCTGGCCGGGCGGCTCGGTCTGGACCGGCTCATCGTCATTTTCGACGACAACGACATCACCATCGACGGCCCGGCATCGCAGAGTTGCGCCGACGACGTCGAGGCACGGTTTGCGGCCTACGGCTGGCGGGTGCTGAGCGTCGAGGACGGCAACGACGTGCCGGCCCTGGACCGTGCGTTCACCGATGCCTCGTACGGCGACGGCAGGCCCGTCTTCATCCGGGTGCGCACCACGATCGGCTTCGGCGCGCCCGGTGTGGAGGGCACTCCGAAAGCCCATGGCAGCCCGCTCGGTCCAGAGGTGCTCAATGCCATGCGCGCGCGGCTGGACTGGCCCGACGAACACTTCCACGTGCCGCTCGCGGTCAGCGCGGCCGCGGCCGTTGCCGTCGCCCGCGGCACCGCCGAATACAACCGCTGGGTGCAAACGCACGCCGAGTGGCAGGCCGCGAATCCGCAGCTGTCGATGGACTTCCCGCTGGACGCGGTTCCCACCGTCGACGACCTGTCGGTGTTGACCCCGCTGGCCGATGACGCCGCTCCCGGTGGAAAGTCCGCGACGCGCAAGGCATCTGGTGCCGCGTTGCACGCCCTGGCCTCGGTCTACCCGGGATTGGTCGGCGGATCGGCCGACCTGGCCGCCTCCACCAACACCGCCATCCCCGGCGGCGACGTCCGGCCTGGCGACTTCAGCGGCCGCACCATCCATTTCGGTATCCGCGAGCACGCGATGGCCGCGGTGCTGAACGGCATTGCGCTGCATGGCGGGTTACGCCCGTTCGGCAGCACCTTCCTCGTGTTCGCCGACTACCTGCGCCCCGCCTTGCGGCTGTCCGCACTGATGAAACTGCCCGTGGTGTATGTGTTCACCCACGATTCGGTGTATGTCGGCGAGGATGGCCCGACGCATCAGCCGATCGAACAGCTGGAATCGTTGCGTCTGATCCCGGGTCTCACCGTGCTGCGGCCGGGCGATGCCGCCGAGACGGCACTGGCGTGGCAACTGGCGGCCGCAAACACCGACGGCCCGACGGCGTTGGTGCTGAGCCGGCAAGACCTGCCGGTGCTCGGCGGTGCCGGACTGGACGACGTCCGCCACTACGGCATGCGCGTGGTCCGGCCGGTGGCCGACACCGCGCACGTGATGCTGGCGGCCAGCGGCTCGGAGGTCGCGCTCGCGCTCGAAGCGGCCGACATGCTCGGTGCACGCGGCATATCCGCTCTGGTGGTCTCGGTGATGTGGCGGGAGCGGATCGCGGCCGCGCTGGACACCGACGGCACCGCCCTGCCCGGTCTGCCGGTGGTGTGGATCGAAGCGGGGGTGACGACCGGCTGGCGGGCATTGGCGCGGCCATTCGACACGGTGGTCGGCATCGAACGCTTCGGTGTGAGCGGACCGGGACCTGAGGTGGCCGCGCATCTGGGCCTGACCCCGGCGGCGGTCGCCAACGCGGCGCTGCGCAGCATCGCGCTGGCCTCGAAATGACGCGACGGGTTGGCCGGGTTAGCCGGGATCGTCATCGCGGGGTTGCAGTTCCCGTTCCGGGTGGTGCATGCAGTTGACGCGGGGTCGCCCGTGGTCGAGATGCTCGGGAGGAATCCACTCGGTGTAGCCGTGGGCGTTTCTGCGAGTCACATACTTTCGCAGTTCGACCATGCGGTTATCCGGCCCGCACGCCAGGGTGAGTTCGTCGATGTGCGTGCGGCGGTTGGTCATCCAGCCCTCCAGGTGGTGTACCTGGGTGTAGTAGCCGGGGACGGTGCAGCCGGGGCGGGTGCAGCCGCGATCTCGGCCAAGCAATACCAGACGCTGCTCGGGGGAGGCCAGCCGCTTGCTGTGGTAGAGCGCGAGTGTCTTGTCTTCGTCGAAGATCGCCAGGTACGGGTGCGAGGGTGAGGCCAGGGCGATGACCTCGTTCATCGACAGCAAGGTTCCTCCGGCGGTCAACCCCCGCCCGGCGCCGGCTTCCAGCTCGGCGAGGGTGGTGGTGATGATGATCGACGTCGGCAACCCGTGGTGCTGGCCCAGGGTTTCCGACCTCAGCACCACACGCAGGGCGGTCTGCACGGCGTCATGGTTACGTTGGGCCCGGTTGCGCGAGTCGCGGTCGACCGCCTCGGCCGAAGCGCGGCCGTCGATCACCGGGTTCTCATCCGCGGGATTGCACATGCCCGGAGCGGCCAGCTTCGCCAGCACCGGCTCGATAATGGCCCGGAATTGCGCGGTGATCTTTCCGCTGATCTTGGACAACCCGTCGGACTGCTGGTTACCCAGGCTGATACCACGGGCGCTGTTCTTGTGGGCCTCCTGGGCTTCCGGTTGGAAGTCTCCGTCGGGCTTGAGGCAGTCCTTGAAAACCCGTGCGTAGTTCGCCAATTCGTCGGGGCGGAATCCGGTGGCGACCAGGACCAGTTTGTGTTCGGCGTCCTCGCGGGTGGCGGCGTCGACGCGCTCGGGCAGCTTGGCGAAGAACTTGCGGATCACGCTGATCTGTTGACTGTCGAGGTGTCCTTCGCGTTCAGCCTCGGCGGTCGCCGCGAATAGCGGTGGCAACGGTTCGCCGGTGAGGGCGCGTCGCGGGCCTAGGTCGGCGGCTTCCGCGATGCGTTGGCTGGCTTCGCCTTTGGTGATCCGTAACCGGTCGGCCAACGCCTGTCTTAACGTGCCACCCAATTCCTCGCAGGTTGCTTGAGCCGCGAGCTGGTTGACCATCCCGTGCCCGGGCACCCGCAGCTTGCGCACGATACGTTCCAGGCTTTCCCTGGCGCGTAATAACTCCGCGGTGGTTTGTGACTCATAGGTCAACTCGCACATGCGATCCGCGAGGGCATCCAGCCCGCCGAGGATCTCGGCGATATCCTCGCTTGTGCCAGTTGACATACCCCAAGTTTACGAAGGGGGACTGACAAGTTATGCGGTTCGCAAGACCAAGCGGCACAAGTTATTTGGCTAGCGCACAGTGTGCTAGCGCATGCGCTAGCACGATCCGGGCACGCGGTGTGCTCAGCAGATCCGTGGAAGTTGTTCACCTAGTTGGCGTTCGATGACCTGGGTGGTACCGAACGGTGTCTTCCCCACCACCATCCCGGGATGCTCGGCCACCACCCGCCCGATGAAGGCGGCGTCGGCCCCCTCGGGCCGCGACCGCATGGCCTCCAGCACCGCCTCGCTGTGCGACGGGTCGACGAACGCAACCATCTTGCCCTCGTTGGCCACCTGCAGCGGGTCCAGTCCGAGGAACGAGCACGCCGACGAAACCGTCTCGGGCACCGGAATTTTCGCTATGTCGAGTTCGATGCCCACCGTCGCGGCACGGGCGATCTCGACGACGGATGCCACCAGGCCGCCCCGCGTCGGGTCACGCAGCGCATGCACGGCCGCGCCGGCGGCGTCCAGCATTGCCGCCACCATCCGGTGCAGTGGGGCGCTGTCGGACGTGACGACGGTGCCGAAGTCGATGCCCTCGCGCACACTCATGATGGCCACGCCGTGTTCGCCGAGGTTGCCGGAGACGAGGATATGGTCGCCGGGGCGCGCCCGCTCCGGCCCGATGTGCACACCGGCGGGAACCACGCCCACGCCAGCCGTGTTGATGAAAAGCTGGTCCGCACCACCCTTGGCGACCACCTTGGTGTCGCCGGTGACGATCCCGACCCCGGCGTTGGCGGCGGCCTTGCCCATGGTTTCGGCGACCGTGCCGAGCACCTCCAGCTCGAGCCCTTCTTCCAGGATGAACCCGGCGGTCAGCGCGACCGGTTGGGCTCCGCTACAAGCCAAGTCGTTGATCGTGCCGTTGACCGCCAGGTCTCCGATGTTGCCGCCGGGGAAGAACAGCGGTTGCACCACATAGGAATCGGTGGTCAGCGCGACCCGTCCACCCTCGACGTCGAGTAACGCCGAATCGCGGGCCGGGCCGCTGGCGCCGCCGAACGCGGGCAGGAACAGGTTTTCGATCAGTTCCTCCGAGAGCACGCCGCCGCCGCCGTGACCGAGGACGATGCGCTTCGTCTCACGCAGCGGCAGCGGACAGACCCAATCGGCCGGATCGATGGCGACGGGCGGCTCAGGCATGGGCGGCCGCCTCCAGCCGGCGGAACTGGTAGTAGGCGGCGCAGGCGCCTTCGCTGGACACCATGGTCGCGCCCAGCGGCGTGCGCGGTGTGCACGACTTACCGAAGGCCGGGCACTCGTTGGGTTTCAACAAACCCTGCAGCACTTCCCCACTGTGGCATTCGGCGGATTCGGACACCCGCAGTTGTCCGACCCCGAACTTCAATTCGGCGTCGAACTGCGCGTAGCGGGGTGACAGCGTCCAGCCGGACTTGGGGATCATGCCGATGCCGCGCCACTGCCGATCGGTCACCACGAACACGTCGGCAAGGGTCTGCTGTGCGACGGTGTTTCCCGCGGCGGTCACCGCGCGCGGATACGCGTTGCGCAACTCCGGTGTTCCGTCCTCGAGGAGGTCGACGACCTGCCGGACGCCCTCGAGCAGATCCAACGGCTCGAAACCGGTTACCACGATGGGGACTTGGTACTTGTCAACCAGCGGACCGTATTCGCTGGTGCCCATCACCGTGCAGACGTGTCCGGCCGCCAAGAAGCCGTCGACGCGGTTGGTCGGTGAGCTGAGAATCGCCGTGATCGCGGGTGGCACCAGCACGTGTGAGACCAACATCGAGAAGTTGGTCAATCCGAGTCGCTGGGCGTGCACCACCGCCATCGCGTTGGCGGGCGCAGTGGTCTCGAAGCCGACCCCGAAGAACACCACCTCCTTGTCGGGGTTGTCCGCGGCGACCCGGGTGGCGTCCAACGGCGAGTAGACGATCCGCACGTCGCCGCCGCGGGCACGCACGCTGAACAGGTCCTGGCTACTCCCGGGCACCCGCAGCATGTCGCCGAAGGAGCAGAAGATCACGTCGTCGCGGGCGGCGATTTCCAGGGCGCGGTCGATCATCTCCAGCGGCGTCACGCAGACCGGGCAACCCGGGCCGTGAATGAATTCCACGGCGCCGTCGAGCAATTGGTCGATGCCGTTGCGGATGATCGAATGTGTCTGCCCGCCACAGACTTCCATGATGGTCCAGGTCTTGGTGGCACGTTTCTTGATGCGATCCACCAGGGTGCGGGCGGCCGCCGGGTCGCGAAATTCGTCCAGGTACTTCATGCGAGTTCCCTCCGTATCTGACCCTCGTCACCGGCTAGCTCCTCGTCGAGAACACCGAGATCGTGGAACATCCGCAGGGTCTCGTTGGCGGACGCCTCGTCGAGTCGGGTGATCGCGAATCCGGCGTGCACGATGGTGTATTCACCGATCTCCATGTCCGGCAGATAGGCCAGGCACACGGTTTTGGTGGTGCCGCCGAAGTCGACGGTGCACATTCGCGTCCCCGCCTCGTCCCACGTATCGACTACCTTGCCGGGTATTCCGAGACACATTCGATGGTCCCCCTTTCTGGAAGCTTTTCCTGTCGCCGCGCGGCGATCACCGCTTGGCCGAGCGCGATTCCGCCGTCGTTGCACGGCAACACCGAATGAGTGAGAACCTCGAAGCCCTTGTCGGACAGTTCTTTGCGAAGCCCTTCACGCAGCAGTCGGTTGACGAACACCCCGCCGGTCAGTCCGACGGTAGCCACCATGCCGGCGGCCGCCTGGCTGACGGCGTCGGCCGTCGCTCGGATGACGGCGTCGTGGAAGCCCGCGGCCAGATCGGCCGGCGTCGTGCCGGCCCGCAGGTGCCGCACCACGTCGGTGATCAACGACGTCGGGTCGAGCACGCCGGCGGTTACCTCGATGTCCAGCGGCACCGTCCGACCGCGGCGCGCGAGGTGCTCGAGTTCGACGGCCGCCTGCCCTTCGTAGGTCACGTCGTGACAGACGTCGAGCAAGCTGGCGACGGCGTCGAACAGTCGGCCCATGCTGCTGGTCGTGACGCAACCGATGCCGCGCGGTATCTGCTGGCCGAGGACGTGCCGCGCCTGCTCGCTGAGCCTGGCAACCGCCGGTATGTCCGGCGCCCAGTCGATGCCGGCCCGGTGCAGCAGGTCCAAGGCAATCCGCCCGGGTTGGCGCACCGCGCCGTCGCCGCCCGGTAGTGCGAACGGCGTGAGGTGTCCGACGCGCGTGAACGCCGCGGGGTCGGTGACCAGCAACAGTTCACCACCCCAGATGGTGCCGTCGGTGCCGTAGCCGGTGCCGTCGAAGGCGACCGCGAGCATCGGCGTGTCGAGCCGTCCGTGTTCGGCCAGCAGCGACACCGCGTGCGCATGGTGATGTTGCACCTGCACGACCGGTTGCGGGCGTCGGCGCGCCCAACCGGTGGTGGCGTAGGACGGGTGCAGGTCGCATGCGACAAGCGTTGGCTGGCGGTCGGTCATGAACGCCAGATGATCCAGCGCGCCTTCGAAGCACGCCTGGGTTCGGGGGTCGGCCATGTCGCCGAGGTGCGACGACATGTGCGCGTGGCCGCCGGCATCCATCAGGCAAAACGTGGTCTTGAGGTCTCCGCCGGTGGCCAGGATGACCTCGCCTTCGACGGATGCGTCGACCGATACCGGGAGGGGCGCGTAGCCACGGGACCGGCGGATCGGCACCACGCGGCCCTCTTGGCGAGCTATGTCGGCGTCGACGGTGAGGACGGAGTCTTCGCACGGCACGTGGATCGGCCGGTCGTGGGTGAGCACCGCGTCGGCCAGCCCGTCGATCCAGTTCAGGTCGGAATCACGGAAGACGATCGGTGATCCACCCTGGTTGGCCGACGTCATCACCAGCGGAACCGCGCCGAGCCGGTCGAACAGCAGATGATGCAGGGGCGAATAGGCCAGCATCACGCCT
Protein-coding regions in this window:
- a CDS encoding GAF domain-containing sensor histidine kinase, which gives rise to MTVRGLVDADREVALLLDIVAATQSGPGVEPVAAAVARLITAATPADVCFVHVLDDSGGSLTLAGATPPFDEHIGQVQLQLGEGVSGWVARHREPVVITSDKDDDPRYVPIAALRGSDFTSMASVPMETGPGRLVGVLNVHTVQRREFTDRDIQLLLAIGRLTAGALDQARVHRQLAMRERVHGDFAEQVIAAQESERRRLAGDIHDGISQRLVSLSYRLDAAARAVEIDDAAEATEQLEKARDLVDLTLAEARSAISGLRPPVLDDLGLAGGLASLAATIPEVDLDLELADDRLSEHVEVALYRIAQECLQNVVKHSRALTAKLRFAVGGGQVLLEVSDDGIGFDGSSADRAPTSYGMLSMTERAELVGGRLVVRSAPGAGTTVTVTVPLTAGVGQAG
- a CDS encoding response regulator; amino-acid sequence: MMAVTAAPPVRVVLVDDHEMVIEGLKAMLASFKNRVRVVGQAVGAENALSIIASLEPDIVLCDVRMQGASGLDLCREIRERHPACKVILLSVYEDEQYLFQALRVGASGYLLKGISSDELVRQLEYVQGGSRAIDAGLAARAADTAARLQRDEFWPGARQGLSQRESEILSFVVAGLSNRGIASKLVIGDETVKSHLRSIYRKLGVADRTAAVAVALREGIYQ
- the hypE gene encoding hydrogenase expression/formation protein HypE, which encodes MPEPPVAIDPADWVCPLPLRETKRIVLGHGGGGVLSEELIENLFLPAFGGASGPARDSALLDVEGGRVALTTDSYVVQPLFFPGGNIGDLAVNGTINDLACSGAQPVALTAGFILEEGLELEVLGTVAETMGKAAANAGVGIVTGDTKVVAKGGADQLFINTAGVGVVPAGVHIGPERARPGDHILVSGNLGEHGVAIMSVREGIDFGTVVTSDSAPLHRMVAAMLDAAGAAVHALRDPTRGGLVASVVEIARAATVGIELDIAKIPVPETVSSACSFLGLDPLQVANEGKMVAFVDPSHSEAVLEAMRSRPEGADAAFIGRVVAEHPGMVVGKTPFGTTQVIERQLGEQLPRIC
- the tkt gene encoding transketolase, which gives rise to MTIAPSASEISTRTDELDRLAINTLRFLAADGVQAANSGHPGLPLGTSAIAWTLWSRHLRHNGDPNWPDRDRFVLSAGHGSMLLYALLHVFGYDMPIRELRRFRQLGSLTPGHPEYGHTPGVETTTGPLGQGIANAVGMALAERMLAARCNTEEHTVVDHRTWVLAGDGDLMEGISHEAASLAGRLGLDRLIVIFDDNDITIDGPASQSCADDVEARFAAYGWRVLSVEDGNDVPALDRAFTDASYGDGRPVFIRVRTTIGFGAPGVEGTPKAHGSPLGPEVLNAMRARLDWPDEHFHVPLAVSAAAAVAVARGTAEYNRWVQTHAEWQAANPQLSMDFPLDAVPTVDDLSVLTPLADDAAPGGKSATRKASGAALHALASVYPGLVGGSADLAASTNTAIPGGDVRPGDFSGRTIHFGIREHAMAAVLNGIALHGGLRPFGSTFLVFADYLRPALRLSALMKLPVVYVFTHDSVYVGEDGPTHQPIEQLESLRLIPGLTVLRPGDAAETALAWQLAAANTDGPTALVLSRQDLPVLGGAGLDDVRHYGMRVVRPVADTAHVMLAASGSEVALALEAADMLGARGISALVVSVMWRERIAAALDTDGTALPGLPVVWIEAGVTTGWRALARPFDTVVGIERFGVSGPGPEVAAHLGLTPAAVANAALRSIALASK
- a CDS encoding HypC/HybG/HupF family hydrogenase formation chaperone yields the protein MCLGIPGKVVDTWDEAGTRMCTVDFGGTTKTVCLAYLPDMEIGEYTIVHAGFAITRLDEASANETLRMFHDLGVLDEELAGDEGQIRRELA
- the rpe gene encoding ribulose-phosphate 3-epimerase, with the protein product MTPILVASVLPADFAELGRDVAEIERAGVDRIQWDVMDGRFVPNLTFGPDVIASCRGRVSMGFEAHLMVEDPDPMLPRWVEAGCDIVIVHAEACRHLHRTLSSIRDLGARAGVALNPATPLAAVADVLDITDLLLIMTVNPGFGGQRYLASMESKIAAARAEIDRRGMDIELEVDGGIGPLTIPGAAAAGADVFCAGSALFGGTNMTERADALRTAATVATAAAATHEINGRLVTR
- the hypD gene encoding hydrogenase formation protein HypD, which encodes MKYLDEFRDPAAARTLVDRIKKRATKTWTIMEVCGGQTHSIIRNGIDQLLDGAVEFIHGPGCPVCVTPLEMIDRALEIAARDDVIFCSFGDMLRVPGSSQDLFSVRARGGDVRIVYSPLDATRVAADNPDKEVVFFGVGFETTAPANAMAVVHAQRLGLTNFSMLVSHVLVPPAITAILSSPTNRVDGFLAAGHVCTVMGTSEYGPLVDKYQVPIVVTGFEPLDLLEGVRQVVDLLEDGTPELRNAYPRAVTAAGNTVAQQTLADVFVVTDRQWRGIGMIPKSGWTLSPRYAQFDAELKFGVGQLRVSESAECHSGEVLQGLLKPNECPAFGKSCTPRTPLGATMVSSEGACAAYYQFRRLEAAAHA
- a CDS encoding class I fructose-bisphosphate aldolase, whose amino-acid sequence is MNTCREIAATLTTPGKGILAADESIATMSARLEKAGVTPTADSRRTYREILASTPGLSDGVSGIIFCEETLTQVFSDGRPFAQAVRDLGMLPGIKVDTGAKPCPGLAGETVTEGLDGLPARLARYAQMGAAFAKWRAVFTITETTPTWAAMACNANALARYAAACQEAGLVPIVEPEVLMTGSHSIARCAEVTASVHAAVRQQLSLLRVDLAGIVLKPNMVIEGEDHAIQADAEQVAEATVSVLRAWPAELAGVAFLSGGQSPRRATANLTALQAHRTPWPLTFSFGRALVSPALQAWRGDETRVGAAQEALATHVAANAAALRLRGELQPA
- the hypF gene encoding carbamoyltransferase HypF, translated to MLLRRLILGSRNNGGTSVRLRLDIAGVVQGVGFRPAVARIAARHGLSGCVYNDSGSVHCELEGTRAAVDAAMSAIRSEHPPMARIDSLRATPIPPRGDSHFQIIESQTVDNHRTLVPPDIAICADCLQELFDPADRRHGHPFITCTNCGPRFTVITDLPYDRPNTTMAHFEMCAVCAAEYSDPTDRRFHAQTIACPDCGPTLSWHGPGDGSDPVAAAAAALDDGLIVAVKGIGGFHLACRAEDTAAVARLRERKNRPAKPFAVMVPDIAAAQRICVVNEAAADLLASPTAPIVLLPARDDSVLGSVAPGLAEIGVMLAYSPLHHLLFDRLGAVPLVMTSANQGGSPIVFRDSDLNWIDGLADAVLTHDRPIHVPCEDSVLTVDADIARQEGRVVPIRRSRGYAPLPVSVDASVEGEVILATGGDLKTTFCLMDAGGHAHMSSHLGDMADPRTQACFEGALDHLAFMTDRQPTLVACDLHPSYATTGWARRRPQPVVQVQHHHAHAVSLLAEHGRLDTPMLAVAFDGTGYGTDGTIWGGELLLVTDPAAFTRVGHLTPFALPGGDGAVRQPGRIALDLLHRAGIDWAPDIPAVARLSEQARHVLGQQIPRGIGCVTTSSMGRLFDAVASLLDVCHDVTYEGQAAVELEHLARRGRTVPLDIEVTAGVLDPTSLITDVVRHLRAGTTPADLAAGFHDAVIRATADAVSQAAAGMVATVGLTGGVFVNRLLREGLRKELSDKGFEVLTHSVLPCNDGGIALGQAVIAARRQEKLPERGTIECVSEYPAR
- a CDS encoding HNH endonuclease signature motif containing protein yields the protein MSTGTSEDIAEILGGLDALADRMCELTYESQTTAELLRARESLERIVRKLRVPGHGMVNQLAAQATCEELGGTLRQALADRLRITKGEASQRIAEAADLGPRRALTGEPLPPLFAATAEAEREGHLDSQQISVIRKFFAKLPERVDAATREDAEHKLVLVATGFRPDELANYARVFKDCLKPDGDFQPEAQEAHKNSARGISLGNQQSDGLSKISGKITAQFRAIIEPVLAKLAAPGMCNPADENPVIDGRASAEAVDRDSRNRAQRNHDAVQTALRVVLRSETLGQHHGLPTSIIITTTLAELEAGAGRGLTAGGTLLSMNEVIALASPSHPYLAIFDEDKTLALYHSKRLASPEQRLVLLGRDRGCTRPGCTVPGYYTQVHHLEGWMTNRRTHIDELTLACGPDNRMVELRKYVTRRNAHGYTEWIPPEHLDHGRPRVNCMHHPERELQPRDDDPG